One segment of Chiloscyllium plagiosum isolate BGI_BamShark_2017 chromosome 5, ASM401019v2, whole genome shotgun sequence DNA contains the following:
- the LOC122550010 gene encoding type III intermediate filament-like, with amino-acid sequence MTTKTSIYRKMFVEKPIRTTSSIHSYSSVKPGRSIVPSYSRVSYSGPIKAQSTRRLRSSAPSAAMSNSLNFSLVDAMNSEFKTNRSNEKAEMIELNDRLASFLDKVRGLEHQNKTLLVELEQLKGKPRSRIGDMYELELRQLRQQIDQINNEKSRVEVERDNLVDDLQKLREKLQDEIIQREEAENNLAAFRQDVDDACLARLDLERKVESLQEEIMFLKKLHEEEISELQAQIQESQVKVEMDMVRPDLTAALHEVRSEFDKLAAKNIAETEAWYKSKLADVNDSAVRNNDALRTMKQENGDYRRQIQTLTCDIDALKGTNESLERQMQEMEERYALEASNAQETIANLEDEIGNLKDEMARHLQEYQELLTVKMALDIEIATYRKLLEGEENRISMPLQSFSSLSLADAMYEQQPTDVQMSRKNVVIKTIESRGGDIISETTQRIED; translated from the exons ATGACCACCAAAACAAGTATCTACCGCAAGATGTTCGTAGAAAAACCCATCCGGACCACTTCGAGCATTCACTCGTACTCGTCTGTGAAACCGGGGCGAAGCATCGTTCCTTCTTACTCCAGGGTCAGCTACTCGGGACCGATCAAGGCACAGAGCACACGGCGTTTGAGgagcagcgctccctcagcgGCCATGAGCAACAGCCTCAACTTCTCTCTGGTGGATGCCATGAACTCGGAGTTCAAGACCAATCGCAGCAATGAGAAAGCCGAGATGATTGAGCTGAATGACCGTCTGGCCAGCTTCCTGGACAAGGTGAGAGGGCTCGAACACCAGAACAAGACGTTGCTGGTCGAGCTCGAACAGCTGAAAGGGAAACCCCGGTCCAGGATTGGGGACATGTACGAACTGGAGCTGAGGCAACTGCGCCAGCAGATTGACCAAATCAACAACGAGAAGTCCAGAGTCGAGGTGGAAAGAGACAACCTGGTCGACGATCTCCAAAAGCTGAGGGAAAA GTTGCAAGATGAAATTATTCAGCGGGAGGAGGCTGAAAACAATCTGGCAGCTTTCAGACAG GATGTGGATGATGCCTGTCTGGCACGCTTAGATCTGGAACGTAAAGTTGAATCACTGCAGGAAGAAATTATGTTCTTAAAGAAACTACATGAAGAG gAAATTAGTGAGTTACAAGCTCAAATCCAAGAATCACAGGTCAAGGTTGAGATGGATATGGTCAGACCTGACCTTACTGCAGCACTCCATGAAGTTCGTTCTGAGTTTGATAAACTTGCTGCTAAGAACATTGCTGAAACTGAGGCATGGTACAAGTCCAAG TTAGCGGATGTGAATGATTCTGCTGTTCGCAACAATGATGCTCTTCGCACAATGAAACAAGAGAATGGTGATTACCGCAGACAAATCCAGACACTGACCTGCGATATTGATGCACTTAAGGGAACA AATGAATCTCTTGAGCGCCAGATGCAGGAAATGGAAGAACGTTATGCTTTGGAGGCAAGTAATGCCCAGGAAACCATTGCCAACCTTGAAGATGAGATTGGTAACTTGAAGGATGAGATGGCCCgtcatttgcaagaataccaggAGCTACTGACTGTAAAGATGGCTCTCGATATTGAGATTGCAACCTACAGGAAATTGCTGGAGGGTGAGGAAAACAG GATTTCTATGCCTCTGCAATCATTTAGTTCTCTGAGTCTTGCTG ATGCCATGTATGAGCAACAGCCAACTGATGTTCAAATGTCAAGGAAGAATGTTGTAATCAAAACAATTGAGAGCAGAGGCGGAGAT ATAATCAGCGAAACTACCCAGAGAATTGAAGACTGA